The stretch of DNA TGATAGAATTGTCTGATTATACAGGAATCCCAATCGATACGTTGATTAAAGTTGATTTAAGCAAAACAAAAGATATGTCTTTTATTGATATAGGAAGCAAGAGAGTGCTATTTCCGATTTCAGTAAATGAAGATAACGAAGATCTTATAGAAATCATTCCAACTCATGCTTCTGCTGGTTATTTACAAGGTTATGCAGATCCCGAATATATCGAGCAGCTACAAAAAATCAAGCTGCCTTTTTTACCCACTGGCACCCATCGTGCATTTCCTATAAAGGGAGATTCTATGTTACCTGTAAAAGATGGCGCTTTTATAGTTGCGAAGTTTGTTGAAGATTTGCAAGATGTACAAGACGGTAAGACCTATATTGTATTAACTAAAGAAGATGGACTGGTATATAAACGAGTTTACAACAGAATTAAAGAGAGCAATAGCCTATTGTTGCATTCTGATAATAGGGCATATCAACCCTACGAAGTTAATATAACAACTGTCT from Flavivirga spongiicola encodes:
- a CDS encoding XRE family transcriptional regulator, with the protein product MNHIQSNIRHLRTLKGVSQEFFAEELKWTRSMVSSYEEKRTEPSIVKLIELSDYTGIPIDTLIKVDLSKTKDMSFIDIGSKRVLFPISVNEDNEDLIEIIPTHASAGYLQGYADPEYIEQLQKIKLPFLPTGTHRAFPIKGDSMLPVKDGAFIVAKFVEDLQDVQDGKTYIVLTKEDGLVYKRVYNRIKESNSLLLHSDNRAYQPYEVNITTVLELWEFTCCINTQEYDKEELKLSSIVSMFQELKIELKAIDKKAII